Proteins encoded by one window of Bacillus rossius redtenbacheri isolate Brsri chromosome 3, Brsri_v3, whole genome shotgun sequence:
- the LOC134531112 gene encoding uncharacterized protein LOC134531112 translates to MPRKYKPIVGGGYKKHSPDHIKNALSDIESGISLRKAAEKHGIHYSVLYRHVKRGPDIKHQGGQTALSFEEENLFVDRLKICSEWGYPIDSTTLRLLVKDFLDSRGKEVKRFKNNLPGRDFVVSFIRRHKDQLAVRMCQNIKRSRAGVTPETINSYFDELSNEIENVPPSNIINYDETNLTDDPGKRKIITRRGTKYPERIMNSSKASTSVMFAAAADGTILPPYVVYKALHLYQTWTEGGPKHARYNRTKSGWFDSFCFEDWVLTVAIPYLKKLDGKKFLIGDNLSSHLSLESVKLCQDNDIRFIFLPANSTHLTQPLDVAFFRPLKTTWRQILEEWKKGPGRNEATVPKDKFPLLLKKLCVSLKEKNVIAGFRKCGIVPLNRNNVLSMLPGTGIDQNQAMINLEESTNAVDKIFKELLQSLRQDQTPKPKKKRTKVKVQPGRSVTVDDFEEVDGENVTLHTSLHSDPSPCTSKQAKPMKINAKKNRKFLDSSSEDDCAYSVQDSDDDLILISSNSSDQDENTGISISQGDYMVVKIYGKTKTSFRYYVCKVSYLMDNGFVGTFLKRVPQTKKFTMTEEESFVSKNDVFRKLSSPVLNSGARFKDMLCFEDDLTDLTVY, encoded by the coding sequence ATGCCACGGAAGTACAAACCCATTGTCGGAGGCGGTTACAAAAAACACAGCCCTGATCATATAAAAAATGCCCTCTCTGACATTGAATCTGGCATTAGCCTGCGGAAAGCAGCTGAAAAACATGGGATTCATTATAGTGTACTATACAGACACGTAAAAAGAGGCCCCGACATTAAACATCAGGGTGGACAAACTGCCTTGTCTTTTGAAGAAGAGAATTTGTTTGTAGATAGATTGAAAATATGCAGCGAATGGGGCTATCCTATCGACTCTACAACCTTAAGACTACTAGTAAAGGACTTTCTGGATAGTAGGGGGAAGGAAGTAAAAAGATTTAAGAATAATCTTCCCGGTCGTGATTTTGTGGTATCATTTATAAGACGACACAAAGATCAATTGGCAGTGCGAATGTGCCAAAACATTAAACGCTCCAGAGCCGGTGTAACACCAGAAACCATCAACAGTTACTTTGATGAATTGTCAAATGAAATAGAGAATGTGCCACCATCTAACATAATAAATTATGACGAGACGAACCTTACGGACGATCCAGGAAAACGAAAGATAATCACACGGAGGGGAActaaatatcctgaaaggatCATGAACTCATCAAAGGCATCAACTTCTGTGATGTTTGCTGCCGCTGCAGATGGCACTATACTACCCCCTTATGTTGTGTATAAGGCTTTGCATTTATATCAAACCTGGACTGAAGGTGGGCCAAAACATGCAAGATATAATCGGACGAAATCTGGCTGGTTCGATTCGTTCTGCTTCGAGGACTGGGTCCTTACAGTTGCTATCCCATATTTGAAAAAGCTAGACGGGAAGAAATTTCTCATTGGAGACAATTTATCTTCGCATCTGTCATTAGAATCGGTTAAGCTGTGTCAAGATAATGACATAAGATTTATATTTCTACCAGCAAATTCAACACACTTAACACAGCCGCTGGACGTGGCATTTTTTCGGCCTCTTAAAACTACTTGGCGCCAAATATTAGAGGAATGGAAGAAAGGCCCAGGAAGAAATGAGGCAACAGTTCCTAAGGATAAATTTCCTCTGCTTTTGAAAAAGTTGTGTGTCtccttgaaggaaaaaaatgttattgcaggtTTCAGGAAATGCGGGATCGTGCCCTTAAACCGCAATAATGTGTTGTCAATGCTCCCAGGTACTGGAATAGACCAAAACCAGGCTATGATAAACCTTGAAGAATCCACTAATGCTGTTGACAAGATCTTTAAGGAACTCCTTCAAAGTCTTAGGCAAGACCAGACTCCTAAACCAAAGAAAAAAAGGACAAAAGTAAAGGTCCAGCCCGGCAGAAGTGTTACCGTTGATGACTTTGAGGAAGTGGATGGGGAGAATGTAACCCTCCATACTTCACTTCACAGTGACCCAAGCCCTTGTACATCGAAACAGGCCAAGCCAATGAAAATAAATGCcaagaaaaacagaaaatttctTGATTCATCATCAGAGGATGATTGTGCCTACTCAGTGCAGGACAGCGATGATGACCTAATTTTGATATCTTCAAATTCTTCTGATCAAGATGAAAACACTGGTATCTCCATAAGCCAAGGTGATTACATGGTGGTCAaaatatatggaaaaacaaaaacatcGTTTAGATATTATGTCTGTAAAGTTAGTTACCTTATGGACAATGGTTTTGTTGGGACATTTTTAAAAAGAGTTCCACAAACCAAAAAGTTCACAATGACTGAAGAAGAATCTTTTGTTTCGAAAAACGATGTTTTCCGAAAACTGTCGTCACCAGTTCTCAATTCAGGTGCTCGTTTTAAAGACATGCTATGTTTTGAGGATGACCTGACTGATTTAACAGTTTATTAA